The Ornithinimicrobium faecis genome includes a window with the following:
- the greA gene encoding transcription elongation factor GreA, which produces MTDTTTKQTATYLTPEAHARLQAELATLKGEGRSEISQRIEEAREEGDLKENGGYHAAKEEQGKMEARIRQLEQLLQNVDIGEAPKDDGVVEPGMIVTVEMFGDQEKFLLGSREIMDEGESLTVYSEKSPMGAAILGHVPGDDVTFNAPNGKSIDVKVISATPYSS; this is translated from the coding sequence GTGACCGACACGACCACGAAGCAGACGGCTACCTACCTGACGCCGGAAGCACACGCCCGCCTCCAGGCGGAGCTGGCCACCCTGAAGGGTGAAGGCCGCAGCGAGATCTCCCAGCGCATCGAGGAGGCCCGCGAGGAGGGCGACCTCAAGGAGAACGGCGGCTATCACGCCGCCAAGGAGGAGCAGGGCAAGATGGAGGCCCGCATCCGCCAGCTTGAGCAGTTGCTCCAGAACGTCGACATCGGCGAGGCGCCGAAGGACGATGGTGTCGTCGAGCCCGGCATGATTGTGACCGTCGAGATGTTCGGCGACCAGGAGAAGTTCCTGCTCGGCAGCCGCGAGATCATGGACGAGGGTGAGTCCCTGACCGTCTACAGCGAGAAGTCCCCCATGGGCGCTGCGATCCTGGGCCACGTTCCCGGTGACGACGTCACCTTCAACGCCCCCAACGGCAAGAGCATCGACGTCAAGGTCATCTCCGCGACGCCCTACTCCAGCTGA
- the ilvA gene encoding threonine ammonia-lyase: MPTTPLVTPADIDAARDLLADVMHPTPMEFSQALSTLAGTQVHLKCENMGRAGSFKIRGAYNRMAGLTEEERARGVVAASAGNHAQGVALAAQLLGIEATVFMPNGASMPKLRATRGYGATVEQVGSTIDDCIERAREVEQETGAVFIPPFDHPAIVAGQGTCGLEILEQVPDVGTILVCLGGGGLLAGIATAVKAVRPDVKVIGVQAEEAAAWPDSLAAGHPVPVAKMTTMADGIAVGRPGDVPFDLVRDLVDGVETVGEDAIARAMLFLLERAKLVVEPAGAAAVAHLMNRSAEAGDEPAFDPDKPVVAVLSGGNIDTLLMLRIIRTGLGIAGRYLQFRVTVADRPGSLSGLLALLAQERANVLEVQHGRTTASLHVHQVQIGVTVETDGQEHSKRVVDCLTEHGYRPVLAD, translated from the coding sequence GTGCCAACGACGCCACTTGTGACCCCAGCCGACATCGACGCAGCCCGCGACCTCCTGGCCGACGTCATGCACCCGACGCCCATGGAGTTCAGCCAGGCGCTGAGCACCCTGGCCGGCACCCAGGTGCACCTGAAGTGCGAGAACATGGGCCGCGCGGGATCGTTCAAGATCCGCGGCGCCTACAACCGCATGGCAGGTCTGACCGAGGAGGAGCGAGCCCGCGGAGTGGTCGCGGCCAGCGCCGGCAACCATGCGCAGGGCGTCGCGCTCGCCGCCCAACTGCTCGGCATCGAGGCCACGGTCTTCATGCCCAACGGCGCCTCGATGCCCAAGCTGCGGGCCACCCGCGGCTATGGCGCAACGGTCGAGCAGGTCGGCTCCACCATCGACGACTGCATCGAGCGGGCGCGCGAGGTCGAGCAAGAGACCGGCGCTGTCTTCATCCCACCGTTCGACCACCCGGCGATCGTCGCCGGTCAGGGCACCTGCGGCCTGGAGATCCTCGAGCAGGTCCCGGACGTCGGGACGATCCTGGTGTGTCTCGGCGGCGGGGGACTGCTGGCCGGCATCGCCACGGCGGTCAAGGCCGTGCGACCCGACGTCAAGGTCATCGGCGTGCAGGCAGAGGAGGCCGCCGCGTGGCCAGACTCCTTGGCAGCTGGTCACCCGGTGCCGGTCGCGAAAATGACCACCATGGCCGATGGCATCGCCGTGGGCCGGCCGGGGGATGTGCCGTTCGACCTGGTGCGCGACCTGGTGGACGGCGTGGAGACGGTGGGGGAGGACGCGATCGCCCGCGCCATGCTGTTCCTGCTGGAGCGCGCCAAACTGGTCGTTGAGCCAGCCGGAGCCGCCGCGGTGGCGCACCTGATGAACCGGTCCGCAGAGGCAGGCGACGAGCCGGCCTTCGACCCGGACAAGCCCGTGGTGGCGGTGCTGTCCGGCGGCAACATCGACACGCTGCTCATGCTGCGGATCATCCGCACTGGCCTGGGCATCGCCGGGCGCTATCTGCAGTTCCGGGTCACGGTGGCGGACCGTCCTGGCTCCCTCTCGGGGCTGCTCGCCCTGCTGGCCCAGGAGCGAGCCAATGTCCTGGAGGTGCAGCACGGGCGGACCACAGCCTCGCTGCACGTGCACCAGGTGCAGATCGGCGTCACCGTGGAGACCGACGGGCAGGAGCACTCCAAGCGGGTCGTGGACTGCCTCACCGAACATGGATACCGCCCCGTGCTGGCCGACTGA